A genomic window from Panthera tigris isolate Pti1 chromosome B4, P.tigris_Pti1_mat1.1, whole genome shotgun sequence includes:
- the ZNF384 gene encoding zinc finger protein 384 isoform X3, whose protein sequence is MEESHFNSNPYFWPSIPTVSGQIENTMFINKMKDQLLPEKGCGLAPPHYPTLLTVPASVSLPSGISMDTESKSDQLTPHSQASVTQNITVVPVPSTGLMTAGVSCSQRWRREGSQSRGPGLVITSPSGSLVTTASSAQTFPISAPMIVSALPPGSQALQVVPDLSKKVASTLTEEGGGGGGGGGNVAPKPPRGRKKKRMLESGLPEMNDPYVLSPEDDDDHQKDGKTYRCRMCSLTFYSKSEMQIHSKSHTETKPHKCPHCSKTFANSSYLAQHIRIHSGAKPYSCNFCEKSFRQLSHLQQHTRIHSKMHTETIKPHKCPHCSKTFANTSYLAQHLRIHSGAKPYNCSYCQKAFRQLSHLQQHTRIHTGDRPYKCAHPGCEKAFTQLSNLQSHRRQHNKDKPFKCHNCHRAYTDAASLEVHLSTHTVKHAKVYTCTICSRAYTSETYLMKHMRKHNPPDLQQQVQAAAAAAAVAQAQAQAQAQAQAQAQAQAQAQAQAQAQAQAQAQASQASQQQQQQQQPQPPHFQSPGAAPQGGGGGDSNPNPPPQCSFDLTPYKTAEHHKDICLTVTTSTIQVEHLASS, encoded by the exons ATGGAAGAATCTCACTTCAATTCTAACCCGTACTTCTGGCCTTCTATCCCCACAGTCTCAGGACAG atTGAGAACACGATGTTCATCAACAAGATGAAGGATCAGCTGCTGCCGGAGAAGGGCTGTGGGCTGGCTCCACCCCACTACCCCACCTTGCTGACAGTGCCTGCCTCCGTGTCCCTGCCCTCAGGCATCAGTATGGACACAGAGTCCAAGTCAGACCAGCTGACCCCACATAGCCAGGCGTCCGTTACCCAGAACATCACCGTGGTCCCTGTGCCGTCTACAGGACTGATGACTGCTG GAGTCTCCTGTTCTCAGaggtggagaagagaagggagtcAATCAAGGG GTCCCGGTTTGGTAATCACGTCCCCCTCAGGCTCCCTTGTGACCACAGCCTCATCAGCTCAGACCTTCCCCATTTCGGCTCCCATGATTGTCTCAGCTCTTCCCCCTGGCTCACAAGCCCTGCAGGTGGTCCCTGACCTCTCCAAGAAGGTAGCATCAACCCTAACAGAGGAAGGAGgcggaggtggtggtggaggtggcaATGTGGCTCCTAAGCCCCCTCGGGGCCGGAAGAAGAAGCGGATGCTGGAATCAGGGCTGCCTGAGATGAATGACCCTTATGTCCTCTCCCCTGAGGATGACGATGACCATCAGAAAGACGGCAAGACCTATAG GTGCCGGATGTGCTCACTGACATTCTACTCAAAGTCGGAGATGCAGATCCACTCCAAGTCACACACCGAGACCAAGCCCCACAAGTGCCCGCACTGCTCCAAGACCTTCGCCAACAGCTCCTACCTGGCCCAGCACATCCGCATCCACTCAGGGGCCAAGCCCTACAGTTGTAACTTCTGTGAGAAATCCTTCCGCCAGCTCTCCCACCTCCAGCAGCACACCCG GATCCACTCCAAGATGCACACGGAGACCATCAAGCCCCACAAGTGCCCGCACTGCTCCAAGACCTTCGCCAACACCTCCTACCTGGCCCAGCACCTCCGAATCCACTCGGGGGCCAAGCCCTACAACTGTTCCTACTGCCAGAAGGCCTTCCGCCAGCTCTCCCACCTCCAGCAGCACACACG AATCCACACCGGTGACAGACCATACAAATGTGCACACCCAGGCTGTGAGAAAGCCTTCACGCAGCTCTCCAATCTGCAG TCCCACAGGCGGCAGCACAACAAAGATAAACCCTTCAAGTGCCACAACTGTCACCGGGCGTACACGGACGCAGCCTCACTAGAGGTGCACCTATCTACGCATACGGTGAAGCATGCCAAGGTGTATACCTGCACTATCTGTAGTCGGGCATACACGTCG GAAACGTACCTTATGAAACATATGCGCAAACACAACCCTCCTGATCTCCAGCAACAAGTGCaggcggcagcggcggcagcggcggtggcccaggcccaggcccaggcccaggcccaggctcaggcccaggcccaggcccaggcccaggcccaggcccaggctcaaGCCCAAGCCCAGGCTCAAGCCCAGGCCTCCCAGGCatcgcagcagcagcagcaacaacagcagcCACAGCCACCACACTTCCAGTCCCCTGGGGCAGccccccagggtgggggtggtggggacagcaACCCCAACCCTCCACCCCAGTGTTCCTTTGACCTGACCCCCTATAAGACGGCGGAGCATCATAAGGACATCTGCCTCACTGTCACCACCAGCACCATCCAGGTGGAGCACCTGGCCAGCTCGTAG
- the ZNF384 gene encoding zinc finger protein 384 isoform X5 produces the protein MEESHFNSNPYFWPSIPTVSGQIENTMFINKMKDQLLPEKGCGLAPPHYPTLLTVPASVSLPSGISMDTESKSDQLTPHSQASVTQNITVVPVPSTGLMTAGVSCSQRWRREGSQSRGPGLVITSPSGSLVTTASSAQTFPISAPMIVSALPPGSQALQVVPDLSKKVASTLTEEGGGGGGGGGNVAPKPPRGRKKKRMLESGLPEMNDPYVLSPEDDDDHQKDGKTYRSEGNCGTGNGQSLGLMDSVPGSTTNLLCDPGCRMCSLTFYSKSEMQIHSKSHTETKPHKCPHCSKTFANSSYLAQHIRIHSGAKPYSCNFCEKSFRQLSHLQQHTRIHTGDRPYKCAHPGCEKAFTQLSNLQSHRRQHNKDKPFKCHNCHRAYTDAASLEVHLSTHTVKHAKVYTCTICSRAYTSETYLMKHMRKHNPPDLQQQVQAAAAAAAVAQAQAQAQAQAQAQAQAQAQAQAQAQAQAQAQAQASQASQQQQQQQQPQPPHFQSPGAAPQGGGGGDSNPNPPPQCSFDLTPYKTAEHHKDICLTVTTSTIQVEHLASS, from the exons ATGGAAGAATCTCACTTCAATTCTAACCCGTACTTCTGGCCTTCTATCCCCACAGTCTCAGGACAG atTGAGAACACGATGTTCATCAACAAGATGAAGGATCAGCTGCTGCCGGAGAAGGGCTGTGGGCTGGCTCCACCCCACTACCCCACCTTGCTGACAGTGCCTGCCTCCGTGTCCCTGCCCTCAGGCATCAGTATGGACACAGAGTCCAAGTCAGACCAGCTGACCCCACATAGCCAGGCGTCCGTTACCCAGAACATCACCGTGGTCCCTGTGCCGTCTACAGGACTGATGACTGCTG GAGTCTCCTGTTCTCAGaggtggagaagagaagggagtcAATCAAGGG GTCCCGGTTTGGTAATCACGTCCCCCTCAGGCTCCCTTGTGACCACAGCCTCATCAGCTCAGACCTTCCCCATTTCGGCTCCCATGATTGTCTCAGCTCTTCCCCCTGGCTCACAAGCCCTGCAGGTGGTCCCTGACCTCTCCAAGAAGGTAGCATCAACCCTAACAGAGGAAGGAGgcggaggtggtggtggaggtggcaATGTGGCTCCTAAGCCCCCTCGGGGCCGGAAGAAGAAGCGGATGCTGGAATCAGGGCTGCCTGAGATGAATGACCCTTATGTCCTCTCCCCTGAGGATGACGATGACCATCAGAAAGACGGCAAGACCTATAG GAGCGAAGGGAACTGCGGCACAGGAAATGGACAGAGCCTTGGGCTCATGGATTCAGTTCCCGGCTCCACCAcgaacttgctgtgtgaccctgg GTGCCGGATGTGCTCACTGACATTCTACTCAAAGTCGGAGATGCAGATCCACTCCAAGTCACACACCGAGACCAAGCCCCACAAGTGCCCGCACTGCTCCAAGACCTTCGCCAACAGCTCCTACCTGGCCCAGCACATCCGCATCCACTCAGGGGCCAAGCCCTACAGTTGTAACTTCTGTGAGAAATCCTTCCGCCAGCTCTCCCACCTCCAGCAGCACACCCG AATCCACACCGGTGACAGACCATACAAATGTGCACACCCAGGCTGTGAGAAAGCCTTCACGCAGCTCTCCAATCTGCAG TCCCACAGGCGGCAGCACAACAAAGATAAACCCTTCAAGTGCCACAACTGTCACCGGGCGTACACGGACGCAGCCTCACTAGAGGTGCACCTATCTACGCATACGGTGAAGCATGCCAAGGTGTATACCTGCACTATCTGTAGTCGGGCATACACGTCG GAAACGTACCTTATGAAACATATGCGCAAACACAACCCTCCTGATCTCCAGCAACAAGTGCaggcggcagcggcggcagcggcggtggcccaggcccaggcccaggcccaggcccaggctcaggcccaggcccaggcccaggcccaggcccaggcccaggctcaaGCCCAAGCCCAGGCTCAAGCCCAGGCCTCCCAGGCatcgcagcagcagcagcaacaacagcagcCACAGCCACCACACTTCCAGTCCCCTGGGGCAGccccccagggtgggggtggtggggacagcaACCCCAACCCTCCACCCCAGTGTTCCTTTGACCTGACCCCCTATAAGACGGCGGAGCATCATAAGGACATCTGCCTCACTGTCACCACCAGCACCATCCAGGTGGAGCACCTGGCCAGCTCGTAG